One Hyperolius riggenbachi isolate aHypRig1 unplaced genomic scaffold, aHypRig1.pri scaffold_272, whole genome shotgun sequence genomic window carries:
- the LOC137543868 gene encoding cilia- and flagella-associated protein 251-like, whose product MTALLRMDEDQSHMTERIFNLTLEIICLLTGESFAPVKAGDHVTITVPPPHFLISEGHNKILEITRKMMELLTGEEQQYIEGHQDLYKDAMMENQPPLTSPDGSSDRNPPERCTGPLYSQDCQQEDPTIPHHYQGGELVHESTVVKEEEETYVRSDQQSLEGGDMMRTSKEEEEETYVRSDQQSLEGGDMMRTSKEEEEEMCMRSDQQSMEEGDMMRTSKEEEEETYVRSDQQSMEDGDMMVTIKEEEEETYVRSDQQSMKEGDMMRTSKEEKEETYVRSDQQSMEEGDKMRTSKEEEEETYVRSDQQSIEEGDMMRTSKEEKEETYVRSDQQSVEEGDKMRTSKEEEEETYVRSDQQSIEEGDMMRTSKEEKEETYVRSDQQSMEEGDMMTSEEEEETYVRSDQQSMEKGDMMRTSKEEDNVTEGRTGRSPGIRILSETRLSVSTDCTTDDDVTGEESPADILVTPNILPDSPHLSNPEGPHTQHSSPPAGGSYSCSTCGKCFVRKSQLVRHERSHTGEDQKVICIQQELHLTVMQEEAWHWGGLQGYSQMWCNRYPFAYILELPYRSKILE is encoded by the exons atgaccgcattactgaggatggatgaggaccagagtcacatgaccgagaggatattcaacctcaccctggagatcatctgcctgctgactggagag AGTTTTGCTCCAGTAAAggctggtgatcatgtgaccatcacggtgcccccacctcacttcctgatatctgagggacacaacaagattctggaaatcaccaggaagatgatggagctgctgacaggagag gagcagcagtatatagaaggacaccaggacctctacaaggacgccatgatggagaatcagccgcccctcacatcaccgg atggatccagtgacagaaacccaccagagagatgtaccggtcctctttattcccaggattgtcaacaggaagatcccaccatcccccaccattatcag GGTGGAGAACTTGTACATGAAAGtactgtggttaaagaggaagaagagacatatgtgaggagtgatcagcagtctttggagggaggtgacatgatgaggacaagtaaagaggaagaagaagagacgtatgtgaggagtgatcagcagtctttggaagggggtgacatgatgaggacaagtaaagaggaagaagaagagatgtgtatgaggagtgatcagcagtctatggaggagggtgacatgatgaggacaagtaaagaggaagaagaagagacgtatgtgaggagtgatcagcaatctATGGAGGACGGTGACATGATGGTAACAattaaagaagaggaagaagagacatatgtgaggagtgatcagcagtctatgaaggagggtgacatgatgaggacaagtaaagaggaaaaagaagagacctatgtgaggagtgatcagcagtctatggaggagggtgacaagatgaggacaagtaaagaagaggaagaagagacatatgttaggagtgatcagcagtctatagaggagggtgacatgatgaggacaagtaaagaggaaaaagaagagacctatgtgaggagtgatcagcagtctgtggaggagggtgacaagatgaggacaagtaaagaagaggaagaagagacatatgttaggagtgatcagcagtctatagaggagggtgacatgatgaggacaagtaaagaggaaaaagaagagacatatgtgaggagtgaccagcagtctatggaggagggtgacatgatgacaagtgaagaagaagaagagacgtatgtgaggagtgatcagcagtctatggagaagggtgacatgatgaggacaagtaaagaggaggacaatgttacagagggcagaacag gacggagtcccggcatcaggatcctctcagagactcgtctctctgtatccacagactgtacaacggatgatgatgtcactggagaagagtctcctgcagatatcctggttaccccaaatattcttccagactcccctcacctgtctaaccctgaggggcctcatacccagcacagctctccccctgctggagggtcttattcctgttccacgtgtgggaaatgttttgtacggaaatcacagcttgtcagacatgagagatctcacactg